The sequence below is a genomic window from Selenomonas ruminantium subsp. lactilytica TAM6421.
CAGAGTATCAAGTCCCAAGCAAAAAGATGACCTTGAGCGACAGGTAGAAAATCTGAGAACATATCTATACGCACAGGGGCAGCCCTTTGAAATAATCATTGACGTTGGTTCTGGAATCAATTACAAGAAGAAGGGTTTACAAGACCTTATTCGCAGAATTGAATCTAATCAGGCCGAGAAGGTAGTTATCCTTTATAAGGACAGGCTTTTACGCTTTGGTTTTGAGCTTATCGAAACGATTGCCGCTATACATGGCTGCAAGATAGAAATAGTCGATACTACTCAAAAGAGCGAGCAACAAGAACTTGTCGAGGACTTGGTGCAAATAATTACAGTGTTTAGCTGTAAGCTCCAAGGAAAACGGGCACACAAGGCGAAGAAGATGATTCAGGAATTAGTGAGTGGTGATTCAGATGATAAAGTCGGTCAGGATACGGCTGTTGCCGAACAACAAACAGAAAACTAAACTGTTTCAGTTTGCGGGAGCTTCGAGGTTTGCCTATAATTGGGCTTTAGATA
It includes:
- a CDS encoding IS607 family transposase, with protein sequence MEYYTINKFAKIIGVTPQTLRNWDRSGKLHPHHTSSNGYRYYSEDQLNAVTGIQTASKKVIGYCRVSSPKQKDDLERQVENLRTYLYAQGQPFEIIIDVGSGINYKKKGLQDLIRRIESNQAEKVVILYKDRLLRFGFELIETIAAIHGCKIEIVDTTQKSEQQELVEDLVQIITVFSCKLQGKRAHKAKKMIQELVSGDSDDKVGQDTAVAEQQTEN